A genomic stretch from Lathyrus oleraceus cultivar Zhongwan6 chromosome 2, CAAS_Psat_ZW6_1.0, whole genome shotgun sequence includes:
- the LOC127117876 gene encoding uncharacterized protein LOC127117876 isoform X1, whose product MERISTISQVKEMSPASRSKSKDKKASKEAQKASVKSTGSGSAAAGIPASGYNPLLGTFHTLDISVAPSTSPIHSNGRFRNIDETDEHPGSSVVAGVEYDSVSNNGSWSGESEDHKEKTSNPPVRLEAVPGADNDKREKIRQKNERKHQRQKERRAQELRERCRGYLMSRKLETLAQQFVAMGFSQERATMALVLNEGRVEESVAWLFESGEEDGQNDKTMGRGGNLKIDISEELARIADMEIRYGCSKQEVERVIVSCEGDLEKAAETLRETKHDPPSAPPKPEETGDPSIINNGKQSGVSSQNPRSQTKPVPSPNQHKTDDKDFNYTKAAITNGVSSDSSNKNMQPLKRMPPKSDWVKPQQATIPTDKRWSGAGSNPSVSYTLTSPLQVSPPPAKTDTRFVSVGGDYKNLQPGVAKEPIVVMQRPQTVNAKQIPAASMSSSPPGISASWYPSNNVEGMRSNMFLPQAPSTRSPSPNYRGSNQMYHQLQYQPQQLFAAGSSNSVDPQAANRGNSNWNRAGPSQAIAAASSLGLFSGKGSAATSGASSPVDWSTGGSMQFDYTSIDWSLDRGLSSPKSNTLLLGLSPFTKTRAQMHDSNASGVVALQQTMRPLTSNGSNVPAPGLQDGGAAAGESSTAGSREWSSPFEGKDLFSLPRQFVSSPSR is encoded by the exons ATGGAGAGGATCTCAACAATCAGTCA GGTTAAAGAGATGTCTCCTGCGTCGCGATCCAAGTCTAAAGACAAAAAAGCAAGCAAGGAAGCTCAGAAAGCTTCTGTGAAGTCCACAGGATCTGGTAGTGCAGCAGCTGGTATTCCAGCGAGTGGATACAATCCATTATTAGGAACGTTCCATACTCTGGACATTTCAGTGGCACCCTCCACCTCACCAATACATTCTAATGGTCGTTTTCGGAACATAGATGAGACAGATGAACACCCTGGCAGCTCGGTGGTAGCCGGTGTTGAATATGATTCTGTTTCTAACAATGGTAGTTGGTCTGGTGAGTCTGAAGACCATAAAGAGAAAACTTCTAATCCCCCTGTTCGTTTGGAAGCAGTTCCTGGAGCTGATAATGATAAGCGAGAGAAAATCCGCCAAAAGAATGAGAGAAAACATCAAAGGCAGAAGGAAAGACGGGCACAGGAGCTGCGTGAGCGGTGCAGAGGATATCTTATGTCAAGGAAACTTGAGACACTTGCTCAACAGTTCGTGGCTATGGGATTTTCTCAGGAACGGGCAACAATGGCACTGGTATTGAATGAAGGTAGGGTGGAGGAATCAGTAGCATGGCTATTTGAAAGTGGTGAAGAAGATGGTCAAAATGATAAAACCATGGGTAGGGGGGGCAATTTGAAAATTGACATATCAGAAGAGCTTGCTAGGATTGCAGACATGGAAATTAGGTATGGTTGCTCAAAACAGGAGGTTGAAAGAGTCATTGTTTCCTGTGAGGGTGATCTTGAAAAGGCTGCAGAGACCTTGAGAGAAACAAAACATGATCCACCATCCGCTCCTCCAAAGCCAGAGGAAACTGGTGATCCTTCTATCATCAACAATGGTAAGCAGTCAGGAGTTTCTAGTCAGAACCCAAGGTCACAAACCAAACCTGTTCCTTCTCCGAACCAACACAAAACAGATGACAAAGATTTTAACTATACAAAAGCAGCAATAACGAATGGAGTATCCTCAGATTCAAGTAATAAAAATATGCAACCGCTAAAGAGAATGCCACCTAAGTCTGATTGGGTAAAGCCACAACAGGCCACTATACCAACTGACAAAAGGTGGTCTGGTGCAGGATCTAATCCTTCTGTTTCTTATACATTGACATCACCGTTGCAAGTGTCACCCCCACCTGCTAAGACTGATACTCGTTTTGTGTCTGTTGGAGGTGATTATAAGAACCTTCAACCTGGAGTAGCCAAAGAACCCATAGTTGTAATGCAGCGGCCCCAAACTGTAAATGCAAAGCAGATACCAGCCGCAAGCATGAGTTCATCGCCTCCTGGAATATCTGCGAGTTGGTATCCATCGAATAATGTAGAAGGTATGAGGTCTAATATGTTTTTACCCCAAGCTCCTAGTACTAGAAGCCCTAGTCCAAACTATCGAGGTTCTAATCAAATGTACCACCAACTTcaatatcaacctcaacaactGTTTGCTGCTGGCAGCAGCAATTCAGTAGATCCTCAAGCAGCCAACCGAGGCAATAGCAATTGGAATAGAGCGGGTCCGTCTCAAGCAATTGCTGCTGCATCTTCACTTGGTCTCTTTTCAGGGAAAGGTTCAGCAGCAACATCAGGGGCATCTTCTCCCGTAGACTGGAGCACCGGTGGGTCGATGCAGTTTGATTATACAAGCATAGATTGGTCTTTGGATAGAGGTTTATCTTCACCAAAGTCAAATACTTTATTGTTGGGGCTTTCACCTTTTACAAAGACTAGGGCTCAAATGCATGATTCTAATGCTTCTGGAGTAGTTGCTCTACAACAGACAATGAGACCATTGACCTCAAATGGGAGCAATGTCCCCGCTCCCGGTTTGCAAGATGGTGGAGCAGCTGCTGGTGAAAGTTCTACTGCAGGTTCCCGGGAGTGGAGTTCTCCTTTTGAAGGGAAAGATCTTTTTAGTTTACCGAGACAGTTTGTTTCTTCTCCATCTCGGTAA
- the LOC127117876 gene encoding uncharacterized protein LOC127117876 isoform X2 — MSPASRSKSKDKKASKEAQKASVKSTGSGSAAAGIPASGYNPLLGTFHTLDISVAPSTSPIHSNGRFRNIDETDEHPGSSVVAGVEYDSVSNNGSWSGESEDHKEKTSNPPVRLEAVPGADNDKREKIRQKNERKHQRQKERRAQELRERCRGYLMSRKLETLAQQFVAMGFSQERATMALVLNEGRVEESVAWLFESGEEDGQNDKTMGRGGNLKIDISEELARIADMEIRYGCSKQEVERVIVSCEGDLEKAAETLRETKHDPPSAPPKPEETGDPSIINNGKQSGVSSQNPRSQTKPVPSPNQHKTDDKDFNYTKAAITNGVSSDSSNKNMQPLKRMPPKSDWVKPQQATIPTDKRWSGAGSNPSVSYTLTSPLQVSPPPAKTDTRFVSVGGDYKNLQPGVAKEPIVVMQRPQTVNAKQIPAASMSSSPPGISASWYPSNNVEGMRSNMFLPQAPSTRSPSPNYRGSNQMYHQLQYQPQQLFAAGSSNSVDPQAANRGNSNWNRAGPSQAIAAASSLGLFSGKGSAATSGASSPVDWSTGGSMQFDYTSIDWSLDRGLSSPKSNTLLLGLSPFTKTRAQMHDSNASGVVALQQTMRPLTSNGSNVPAPGLQDGGAAAGESSTAGSREWSSPFEGKDLFSLPRQFVSSPSR; from the coding sequence ATGTCTCCTGCGTCGCGATCCAAGTCTAAAGACAAAAAAGCAAGCAAGGAAGCTCAGAAAGCTTCTGTGAAGTCCACAGGATCTGGTAGTGCAGCAGCTGGTATTCCAGCGAGTGGATACAATCCATTATTAGGAACGTTCCATACTCTGGACATTTCAGTGGCACCCTCCACCTCACCAATACATTCTAATGGTCGTTTTCGGAACATAGATGAGACAGATGAACACCCTGGCAGCTCGGTGGTAGCCGGTGTTGAATATGATTCTGTTTCTAACAATGGTAGTTGGTCTGGTGAGTCTGAAGACCATAAAGAGAAAACTTCTAATCCCCCTGTTCGTTTGGAAGCAGTTCCTGGAGCTGATAATGATAAGCGAGAGAAAATCCGCCAAAAGAATGAGAGAAAACATCAAAGGCAGAAGGAAAGACGGGCACAGGAGCTGCGTGAGCGGTGCAGAGGATATCTTATGTCAAGGAAACTTGAGACACTTGCTCAACAGTTCGTGGCTATGGGATTTTCTCAGGAACGGGCAACAATGGCACTGGTATTGAATGAAGGTAGGGTGGAGGAATCAGTAGCATGGCTATTTGAAAGTGGTGAAGAAGATGGTCAAAATGATAAAACCATGGGTAGGGGGGGCAATTTGAAAATTGACATATCAGAAGAGCTTGCTAGGATTGCAGACATGGAAATTAGGTATGGTTGCTCAAAACAGGAGGTTGAAAGAGTCATTGTTTCCTGTGAGGGTGATCTTGAAAAGGCTGCAGAGACCTTGAGAGAAACAAAACATGATCCACCATCCGCTCCTCCAAAGCCAGAGGAAACTGGTGATCCTTCTATCATCAACAATGGTAAGCAGTCAGGAGTTTCTAGTCAGAACCCAAGGTCACAAACCAAACCTGTTCCTTCTCCGAACCAACACAAAACAGATGACAAAGATTTTAACTATACAAAAGCAGCAATAACGAATGGAGTATCCTCAGATTCAAGTAATAAAAATATGCAACCGCTAAAGAGAATGCCACCTAAGTCTGATTGGGTAAAGCCACAACAGGCCACTATACCAACTGACAAAAGGTGGTCTGGTGCAGGATCTAATCCTTCTGTTTCTTATACATTGACATCACCGTTGCAAGTGTCACCCCCACCTGCTAAGACTGATACTCGTTTTGTGTCTGTTGGAGGTGATTATAAGAACCTTCAACCTGGAGTAGCCAAAGAACCCATAGTTGTAATGCAGCGGCCCCAAACTGTAAATGCAAAGCAGATACCAGCCGCAAGCATGAGTTCATCGCCTCCTGGAATATCTGCGAGTTGGTATCCATCGAATAATGTAGAAGGTATGAGGTCTAATATGTTTTTACCCCAAGCTCCTAGTACTAGAAGCCCTAGTCCAAACTATCGAGGTTCTAATCAAATGTACCACCAACTTcaatatcaacctcaacaactGTTTGCTGCTGGCAGCAGCAATTCAGTAGATCCTCAAGCAGCCAACCGAGGCAATAGCAATTGGAATAGAGCGGGTCCGTCTCAAGCAATTGCTGCTGCATCTTCACTTGGTCTCTTTTCAGGGAAAGGTTCAGCAGCAACATCAGGGGCATCTTCTCCCGTAGACTGGAGCACCGGTGGGTCGATGCAGTTTGATTATACAAGCATAGATTGGTCTTTGGATAGAGGTTTATCTTCACCAAAGTCAAATACTTTATTGTTGGGGCTTTCACCTTTTACAAAGACTAGGGCTCAAATGCATGATTCTAATGCTTCTGGAGTAGTTGCTCTACAACAGACAATGAGACCATTGACCTCAAATGGGAGCAATGTCCCCGCTCCCGGTTTGCAAGATGGTGGAGCAGCTGCTGGTGAAAGTTCTACTGCAGGTTCCCGGGAGTGGAGTTCTCCTTTTGAAGGGAAAGATCTTTTTAGTTTACCGAGACAGTTTGTTTCTTCTCCATCTCGGTAA